The following are encoded together in the Actinoplanes sp. N902-109 genome:
- a CDS encoding LLM class flavin-dependent oxidoreductase — translation MASVGRVQKRIPLSVLDLATVREGHDSADALRGTTEIAKAADQLGYARFWVAEHHNMPAVASTSPPVLIAHVAANTSRIRVGSGGVMLPNHMPFVVAEQFALLEALHPGRIDLGIGRAPGTDQATAAALRGVSPHLTVEQFPDHLATVLALLGDDRVAPERIARLRATPAPASFPEVWMLGSSTYGAQVAAALGLPFCYAYHFAMSGDVDTAARLYTSGFKPSPRFPEPHLMVSASVIAAETTEEADFLAGPSRIMALSLRTGRLGPIVSPETAAGTELSELDRGLLTQLPGTQYAGTADEVVAGLDALVDRTGAKELILAGTVHDPQTRVDSLARIAKAWGL, via the coding sequence ATGGCTAGCGTGGGGCGGGTGCAGAAGCGCATACCCCTGTCTGTTCTTGACCTGGCGACCGTACGGGAGGGGCACGACAGCGCCGACGCGCTGCGCGGCACCACCGAGATCGCCAAGGCCGCCGACCAGCTGGGCTACGCCCGGTTCTGGGTCGCCGAGCATCACAACATGCCCGCCGTGGCCTCCACCTCACCGCCGGTGCTGATCGCGCATGTCGCGGCGAACACCTCGCGGATCAGAGTCGGTTCCGGTGGCGTGATGCTGCCCAACCACATGCCGTTCGTGGTGGCCGAGCAGTTCGCGCTGTTGGAGGCGCTGCACCCGGGCCGCATCGACCTGGGCATCGGCCGCGCGCCCGGCACCGACCAGGCCACCGCTGCCGCGCTGCGCGGGGTGTCCCCGCACCTGACCGTCGAGCAGTTCCCCGACCACCTGGCCACCGTGCTCGCCCTGCTCGGCGACGACCGGGTGGCGCCCGAGCGCATCGCCCGGCTGCGGGCCACCCCGGCGCCGGCGAGCTTCCCCGAGGTGTGGATGCTCGGTTCGTCGACCTACGGTGCGCAGGTGGCCGCCGCCCTGGGACTGCCGTTCTGTTACGCATATCACTTTGCGATGAGCGGTGACGTCGACACGGCGGCCCGGCTCTACACCTCGGGCTTCAAGCCGTCGCCACGCTTCCCGGAGCCGCACCTGATGGTGTCCGCCTCGGTGATCGCCGCGGAGACCACCGAAGAAGCCGATTTCCTGGCCGGCCCCAGCCGGATCATGGCGCTCAGCCTGCGCACCGGCCGCCTCGGTCCGATCGTGTCGCCGGAGACCGCAGCCGGCACCGAGCTGTCCGAGCTCGACCGTGGCCTGCTCACCCAGCTGCCCGGCACCCAGTACGCGGGCACCGCCGACGAGGTGGTCGCGGGCCTCGACGCGCTGGTCGACCGCACCGGGGCCAAGGAGCTGATCCTGGCCGGCACGGTGCACGACCCGCAGACCCGGGTGGACTCGCTGGCCCGCATCGCCAAGGCCTGGGGTCTCTGA
- a CDS encoding SDR family NAD(P)-dependent oxidoreductase, producing the protein MGQLEGKTALVTGGSSGIGLAAAKRLAAEGAKVYVTGRRKPELDAAVAEIGPNAMGVQGDATDPDDLDRLFAQIDSLDVLFANAGGGEFATLADTTPEHFASSFDRNVRGTVFTVQKALAKLTDKASIIVTGSTAARGGSPAFGAYSAAKAALRSFASTWAGELASRGIRVNTLVPGPVETPGLSGLAGSPEEVAGLFAQLTQNVSLGRLGRPEEIANAVLFLASDQSSFMTGSELYVDGGEVGV; encoded by the coding sequence ATGGGACAGCTCGAGGGCAAGACGGCGCTGGTGACCGGTGGCAGCTCCGGGATCGGTCTGGCGGCGGCGAAGCGGCTCGCGGCCGAGGGCGCCAAGGTGTACGTCACCGGCCGGCGCAAGCCGGAGCTGGACGCGGCCGTCGCGGAGATCGGCCCCAACGCGATGGGCGTGCAGGGCGACGCGACCGATCCGGACGATCTCGACCGGCTGTTCGCGCAGATCGACTCGCTCGACGTGCTCTTCGCCAACGCGGGCGGCGGTGAGTTCGCCACCCTCGCGGACACCACGCCCGAGCACTTCGCCAGCTCGTTCGACCGCAACGTGCGCGGCACCGTGTTCACCGTGCAGAAGGCGCTGGCCAAGCTCACCGACAAGGCGTCGATCATCGTCACCGGCTCGACCGCGGCACGGGGCGGCTCCCCGGCGTTCGGGGCATATTCGGCTGCCAAGGCGGCCCTGCGCTCCTTCGCCTCGACCTGGGCCGGCGAGCTGGCGAGCCGGGGCATCCGGGTCAACACGCTGGTGCCGGGGCCGGTCGAGACGCCCGGACTGAGCGGGCTGGCCGGGTCGCCGGAGGAGGTGGCCGGGCTGTTCGCGCAACTCACCCAGAACGTGTCGCTGGGCCGGCTGGGGCGCCCGGAGGAGATCGCCAACGCCGTGCTGTTCCTGGCCTCCGACCAGAGCAGCTTCATGACCGGCAGCGAGCTCTATGTGGACGGTGGCGAGGTCGGCGTCTGA
- a CDS encoding MaoC/PaaZ C-terminal domain-containing protein, which produces MAEQLPPQTFRVTRADLIRYAGASGDFNTIHWSERIARDVGLPGVIAHGMFTMALGGRALAVWAGAPDAVVEYGVRFSRPVPVPDTDEGTEVVVTGVVKEVTDDGLTRIDLIATCNGEKVLSLGKAVIRKR; this is translated from the coding sequence ATGGCTGAGCAGTTACCACCCCAGACCTTCCGGGTCACCCGGGCCGACCTGATCCGCTACGCGGGCGCGTCCGGCGACTTCAACACGATCCACTGGAGCGAGCGGATCGCCCGCGACGTGGGTCTGCCCGGGGTCATCGCGCACGGCATGTTCACGATGGCTCTCGGCGGCCGCGCCCTGGCTGTCTGGGCCGGTGCCCCGGATGCCGTGGTCGAGTACGGCGTGCGCTTCTCCCGGCCGGTTCCGGTGCCCGACACCGACGAGGGGACCGAGGTGGTCGTGACCGGGGTGGTCAAGGAGGTCACCGACGACGGGCTGACCCGGATCGACCTGATCGCCACCTGCAACGGTGAGAAGGTGCTGTCGCTCGGCAAGGCCGTGATCCGCAAACGCTGA
- a CDS encoding GNAT family N-acetyltransferase, whose product MGWHSTDDVNEFLTAAGEFLHRQPVRNTVLITVADTVKRRGPQAYGADTPLFGWAEDGAFVRTPPMPAVLSAMSDATAAALAELIEGPLPGVTGPDAAVAAFTRAWQRRTGGTAQVGVRMRLFRLDQLVQPAPAPVGTARICGPADRELLIDWTTEMFREVGEMAKVPEFVDERMSYGGQMVWEIDGNPVSMAAITRPEAGMVRIQAVYTPREHRGHGYAAGVTAALSRAALDAGASDVVLFTDLANPTANALYPRIGYVPLEDRTTMEFPS is encoded by the coding sequence ATGGGGTGGCACAGCACAGACGACGTCAATGAGTTCCTGACAGCTGCCGGTGAGTTCCTGCATCGGCAGCCGGTGCGGAACACGGTCCTGATCACGGTGGCGGACACGGTCAAGCGGCGCGGACCGCAGGCGTACGGGGCCGACACCCCGCTGTTCGGCTGGGCCGAGGACGGCGCGTTCGTCCGCACCCCGCCCATGCCGGCTGTGCTCTCCGCCATGTCCGATGCGACGGCCGCGGCGCTGGCCGAGCTCATCGAGGGCCCGCTGCCCGGTGTCACCGGCCCCGACGCGGCCGTGGCTGCCTTCACCCGTGCGTGGCAGCGGCGCACCGGCGGCACAGCTCAGGTCGGCGTCCGCATGCGGCTCTTCCGGCTGGATCAGCTGGTGCAGCCGGCGCCGGCGCCGGTCGGCACGGCCCGCATCTGCGGCCCCGCGGACCGCGAACTGCTCATCGACTGGACGACGGAGATGTTCCGCGAGGTCGGTGAGATGGCGAAGGTTCCCGAATTCGTCGACGAGCGGATGTCGTACGGGGGACAGATGGTCTGGGAAATCGACGGCAACCCGGTCTCCATGGCGGCCATCACCCGGCCCGAAGCCGGGATGGTCCGGATCCAAGCGGTTTACACCCCCCGGGAACACCGGGGCCACGGGTACGCGGCAGGGGTGACCGCCGCGCTGAGCCGGGCCGCCCTGGACGCGGGTGCCAGCGACGTGGTGTTGTTCACGGACCTGGCCAATCCCACCGCGAACGCGCTCTACCCCCGCATCGGATATGTCCCGCTGGAGGACCGCACCACGATGGAGTTCCCGTCATGA
- the rpmG gene encoding 50S ribosomal protein L33 — MAKATDVRPKITLACTECKERNYITRKNRRNDPDRIELKKFCPRDGRHTLHRETR; from the coding sequence GTGGCCAAGGCGACCGACGTCCGTCCCAAGATCACCTTGGCGTGTACGGAGTGCAAGGAGCGCAACTACATCACGCGCAAGAACCGTCGTAACGACCCGGACCGCATCGAGCTGAAGAAGTTCTGCCCCCGGGACGGCCGGCACACCCTGCACCGCGAGACGCGCTGA
- a CDS encoding MOSC domain-containing protein: MSTVLQVNIAVPERSDAKHVGITGINKQPVTHPVAVSAPGPKGSLPPQRASGLAGDQIFDLKHHGGDDQAVYAYAREDYDWWEKELDRALPGGLFGENLTMLGVDMGSTEIGERWQIGDTLVLEATFGREPCATFQAKMGEPRWVKRFAQANRTGVYLRVVTPGNVQAGDPVRIVERPGHGVTIAAAFHSWLFDHETLPSYLAIDNLSETFKGDIRRRLRL; this comes from the coding sequence ATGAGCACCGTGCTGCAAGTCAACATCGCCGTCCCCGAGCGGAGCGATGCCAAGCATGTGGGGATCACCGGCATCAACAAGCAGCCGGTCACGCACCCGGTGGCGGTCAGCGCGCCCGGCCCCAAGGGCAGCCTGCCCCCGCAGCGAGCCAGCGGCCTGGCCGGCGACCAGATCTTCGACCTCAAGCACCACGGTGGCGACGATCAAGCCGTGTATGCCTACGCCCGCGAGGACTACGACTGGTGGGAGAAGGAACTCGACCGCGCCCTGCCCGGCGGCCTGTTCGGCGAGAACCTGACCATGCTCGGCGTCGACATGGGCAGCACCGAGATCGGCGAGCGCTGGCAGATCGGCGACACCCTGGTGCTGGAAGCCACGTTCGGACGCGAGCCGTGCGCGACCTTCCAGGCCAAGATGGGCGAGCCGCGCTGGGTGAAACGGTTCGCCCAGGCCAACCGCACCGGCGTCTACCTCCGGGTGGTCACCCCGGGCAACGTCCAGGCCGGGGATCCCGTACGCATCGTGGAGCGCCCCGGGCACGGCGTCACGATCGCCGCCGCGTTCCACTCGTGGCTGTTCGACCACGAGACGCTGCCCTCGTACCTGGCGATCGACAACCTCTCGGAGACCTTCAAGGGCGACATCCGCCGCAGGCTCAGGCTCTAG
- a CDS encoding MaoC family dehydratase N-terminal domain-containing protein, with product MPLDPSFVGRSWPATAPYQVGREKIREFATAIGATDAEHHDPAAARAAGYPDVVAPPTFPVVITMAASRQIITDPELGMDYSRVVHGDQRFVYTRPVVAGDSLVCVNTVDEITQRGGHDFITTRTEVSTEAGEPVVTVWSKLVQRGEA from the coding sequence ATGCCCCTGGACCCGTCCTTTGTCGGCCGCAGCTGGCCGGCCACCGCTCCGTACCAGGTGGGCCGCGAGAAGATCCGCGAGTTCGCCACCGCGATCGGCGCCACCGACGCCGAGCACCACGACCCGGCCGCCGCCCGGGCCGCGGGTTACCCCGACGTCGTCGCGCCGCCGACGTTCCCCGTGGTGATCACCATGGCGGCCAGCCGGCAGATCATCACCGATCCGGAGCTCGGCATGGACTACAGCCGGGTGGTGCACGGCGACCAGCGCTTCGTCTACACCCGCCCGGTGGTCGCCGGTGACTCGCTGGTGTGCGTCAACACCGTCGACGAGATCACCCAGCGTGGGGGCCACGACTTCATCACCACCCGCACCGAGGTCAGCACCGAGGCCGGCGAGCCCGTGGTCACCGTGTGGTCCAAGCTCGTCCAGCGCGGAGAGGCGTGA
- a CDS encoding class I SAM-dependent methyltransferase, whose protein sequence is MEYDDVVSNLRTIYDARADAREVLAKHPWKKDERAAFLDRLRAVEASTLLEIGAGVGHDSRFFADAGLDVTAVDIAPGHVERCRAKGVRAEVRDVLHLGFAPASFDAVWSMNCLVHVPDQDLPAALRAIHDVLVPGGLFYLGVWGGEAPEGIMEGDGRFFSFRSNERLLTFAAASFDLVDFHVISRDWEFQALTLARPPAQTPTSPPST, encoded by the coding sequence ATGGAGTACGACGACGTGGTCAGCAACCTGCGAACCATTTACGACGCACGCGCAGACGCCCGCGAAGTGCTCGCCAAGCACCCGTGGAAGAAGGATGAGCGGGCCGCTTTCCTCGACCGGCTCCGAGCGGTCGAAGCGTCGACGTTGCTGGAGATCGGCGCCGGGGTGGGCCACGACAGCCGGTTCTTCGCCGATGCCGGGCTCGACGTCACCGCGGTCGACATCGCACCTGGACACGTCGAACGGTGCCGGGCCAAGGGGGTGCGCGCCGAGGTACGCGACGTGCTGCACCTCGGCTTCGCCCCGGCTTCGTTCGACGCGGTGTGGTCGATGAACTGCCTGGTGCACGTACCGGACCAGGATCTTCCGGCCGCCTTGCGGGCGATTCACGACGTGCTGGTGCCCGGCGGTCTGTTCTATCTGGGCGTGTGGGGCGGCGAGGCGCCCGAGGGGATCATGGAGGGCGACGGCCGATTCTTCTCGTTCCGGTCGAACGAGCGGCTGCTGACCTTCGCCGCCGCGTCGTTCGACCTCGTCGACTTCCACGTGATCTCCCGCGACTGGGAATTCCAGGCGCTGACCCTCGCCCGGCCGCCGGCTCAGACGCCGACCTCGCCACCGTCCACATAG
- a CDS encoding HEPN domain-containing protein, producing the protein MASNARRAFDSNCKDVEKLLDVHAQLTGIARGRRHDVEVLNKSAIVLITSFWEAYCEDIAAEALDHLVKNCPSSDSLPADLKKVVAKELEIEKHDLAVWRLSGDGWRTVISDRLDQMQEERNKRLNTPKSGQIDDLFQKALGIAQISSSWRWKGMSAAHARLKLDKYVSLRGAIAHRGSASASVKKADVTDYYQHIKDLVGKTGGRVNTATKKTTGLALW; encoded by the coding sequence ATGGCCAGCAATGCCCGTCGCGCATTTGACAGCAACTGCAAAGATGTCGAGAAGTTGCTCGATGTCCATGCGCAGCTCACTGGGATCGCGCGCGGAAGGAGGCATGATGTCGAAGTCCTCAATAAGTCGGCGATCGTCCTCATCACATCGTTTTGGGAAGCGTATTGCGAGGACATTGCAGCGGAGGCGCTCGACCATCTCGTCAAGAACTGCCCATCCTCCGATTCGTTGCCCGCAGACCTCAAGAAGGTCGTGGCGAAAGAGCTTGAGATCGAGAAGCATGATCTAGCAGTCTGGCGCTTGAGTGGGGACGGTTGGCGCACCGTTATCAGCGACCGTCTAGATCAAATGCAGGAGGAGAGAAATAAGCGTCTCAACACGCCGAAATCCGGGCAGATTGACGACCTCTTCCAGAAAGCGCTAGGCATCGCCCAGATTTCAAGTTCATGGAGATGGAAGGGAATGTCGGCCGCGCACGCGAGACTTAAGCTTGATAAGTATGTCTCTCTTCGCGGAGCGATTGCGCATCGTGGCTCCGCTTCCGCCTCTGTAAAGAAGGCCGATGTCACGGACTACTATCAACACATCAAGGACCTCGTTGGGAAGACAGGCGGGAGGGTCAACACCGCCACGAAGAAGACTACGGGACTTGCCCTCTGGTGA
- a CDS encoding tyrosine-type recombinase/integrase: protein MPTGQCQHEKIEYGWGRITLAETAPRSGTAWTDDGQAYERRGLKHRARKDTRPVPIPPQLVALLHKHIEDHDTAPDGRLFRGLHGGPLSESVYDRWWKLARVQAFTPAQVASPLVRRPYDPRHAAASLWLNAGVPATEVARRLGHSVAVLLRVYANCIDGGDAGMNDRIGGALG from the coding sequence GTGCCAACCGGCCAGTGCCAACACGAGAAGATCGAGTACGGCTGGGGCCGCATCACTCTCGCCGAGACTGCGCCTCGATCCGGTACGGCGTGGACCGACGACGGCCAGGCGTACGAGCGGCGGGGCCTCAAGCACCGGGCTCGCAAGGACACCCGGCCGGTTCCAATCCCGCCGCAGCTCGTGGCACTGCTCCACAAGCACATCGAAGACCACGACACGGCGCCGGACGGCCGGCTATTCCGAGGCCTCCACGGCGGGCCGCTCTCCGAGTCGGTCTACGACCGGTGGTGGAAGCTCGCTCGCGTGCAGGCATTCACACCAGCGCAGGTCGCCTCGCCGCTGGTCCGCAGGCCGTACGACCCTCGCCACGCTGCTGCGTCCCTGTGGCTCAACGCGGGGGTACCGGCTACCGAGGTTGCCCGTCGGCTCGGCCACAGCGTCGCCGTGCTGCTCCGGGTCTACGCCAACTGCATCGACGGGGGCGACGCCGGGATGAACGATCGAATCGGCGGGGCACTCGGATGA
- a CDS encoding helix-turn-helix domain-containing protein translates to MDDGLYSVEQVADQLGLHVRTVRGYIRDGKLPAVRIGKQYRIAQPDLDALTGRPAAPAPRIEVSAVAEVTAIGTAGADRLSTLLVAAAQSRRDLRVRTIHDETRRTLKVIVLGSPAATAETIRLLDETVTAL, encoded by the coding sequence GTGGACGACGGGTTGTACTCGGTGGAGCAGGTCGCGGATCAGCTCGGACTCCATGTCCGTACAGTGCGCGGCTACATCCGCGACGGCAAGCTGCCAGCCGTACGCATCGGCAAGCAATACCGGATCGCGCAGCCGGATCTGGACGCCCTGACCGGCCGACCAGCCGCACCGGCACCCCGCATCGAGGTGTCAGCCGTGGCAGAGGTGACCGCCATCGGCACAGCCGGCGCCGACCGGCTGAGCACGCTGCTGGTGGCCGCCGCACAAAGCCGGCGGGACCTGCGCGTCCGCACCATCCACGACGAGACCCGCCGAACGCTGAAAGTCATCGTCCTGGGCAGCCCGGCCGCCACGGCAGAAACGATCCGCCTCCTCGACGAAACGGTGACCGCGCTGTGA
- a CDS encoding YajQ family cyclic di-GMP-binding protein, with product MAASPSFDIVSKVDGQEVDNAFHQAEKELGTRFDFRGTGTTIVKSGESGVTITSETEERASAALEVYKEKLVKRNISLKSLDAGEPRQSGKTYKIDCKVVEGIETDKAKAISKKIRDEGPKGVQAQIQGDQLRVTGKKRDDLQAVIALLKQEDFGVALQFTNYR from the coding sequence ATGGCAGCCAGCCCGTCGTTCGACATCGTGAGCAAGGTTGACGGCCAGGAGGTGGACAACGCGTTCCATCAGGCGGAGAAGGAGCTCGGCACCCGGTTCGACTTCCGGGGCACCGGCACCACCATCGTGAAGTCGGGGGAGAGCGGGGTCACCATCACCTCCGAGACCGAGGAACGCGCCTCCGCCGCCCTGGAGGTCTACAAGGAGAAGCTCGTCAAGCGGAACATCTCGCTGAAGTCGCTGGACGCGGGGGAGCCGCGGCAGTCGGGCAAGACTTACAAGATCGACTGCAAGGTGGTCGAGGGGATCGAGACCGACAAGGCCAAGGCGATCAGCAAGAAGATCCGCGACGAGGGGCCGAAGGGTGTGCAGGCGCAGATCCAGGGCGACCAGCTGCGCGTCACCGGCAAGAAGCGCGACGACCTGCAGGCCGTGATCGCGCTGCTCAAGCAGGAGGATTTCGGCGTCGCCCTGCAGTTCACCAACTACCGGTAG
- a CDS encoding DUF1707 domain-containing protein translates to MAKEVARKPEADALRAADADRHRIAERLKSALDEGRLSLAEYDDRVRLAYAARTYGDLTGLVEDLPEPGLSAEEIARRTADRERRAARRLPTALTVLWTIYAAVLVVNLVVWVLVEATVDADVYPWPIWLLVPGAALAATTVGVQHIRNRRRSGR, encoded by the coding sequence ATGGCCAAGGAAGTCGCGCGCAAACCCGAGGCGGACGCGCTGCGTGCCGCGGATGCCGACCGGCACCGGATCGCCGAGCGGCTCAAGTCCGCTTTGGACGAGGGCCGATTGTCCCTGGCCGAGTACGACGACCGGGTGCGGCTGGCCTATGCCGCGCGCACCTACGGTGATCTGACCGGGCTCGTGGAGGATCTTCCCGAACCCGGCCTGAGTGCCGAGGAGATCGCCCGCCGGACGGCCGACCGGGAACGCCGGGCGGCCCGCCGGCTCCCCACCGCGCTGACGGTGCTGTGGACCATCTATGCCGCCGTCCTCGTGGTCAACCTGGTGGTCTGGGTGCTGGTCGAGGCAACGGTCGACGCCGACGTCTATCCGTGGCCGATCTGGCTGCTGGTGCCGGGGGCGGCGCTGGCTGCCACCACGGTCGGCGTGCAGCACATCCGGAACCGGCGCCGGTCCGGCCGGTGA
- a CDS encoding bifunctional diguanylate cyclase/phosphodiesterase, with the protein MAGRAPSSRGSAQYAWLITSPLAIFALIALVAYWARDPGWWHSWPGALAVLAAFIVAHVGVLNIVFRRQAFLLVLNEIPLILAIYFLPAPAVILTQTIASLATQLWSRMDTTKLGYNVAKSAARTAAALVVVSLLPPIRGAGPGTWGILTAAVAIATIVSWISFAGVITVVQDPKAGQEALRAGSQTLVTAAINIIIGLVFLVALDATWWAAVPLGGLVLALAFVLRSFAEFFRQHRTLTEVYELTRAMREQGNDGSLPDVLLNPVRALMRAEYATLWLPAQGRHPEVLLTARVDDAGLLDISPTPMPVREQAIKAGHTIAVGGRFAESMHLRPYLKDSKVKDVVVVPLRSGNTSIGSLEVANRLGDATATTFRDADVRVLETIAAHVAVAVENSRLVERLRYDAYHDRLTSLPNRRRVSDALAESVKVRAPGEVVTVMLFDVDGLRDVNESMGHAAGDKLLAEVAERLRGIAGPGALVGRIGGDEFVVTLRSESTEESVRLATEMREQLRGPMSVGSLTLDVDTAAGVAVHPDHGDDPEALLRRAELAAKAAKALPYGVQLFHPALESRAVRRLGLAADLRRALDNGEMEIHFQPKVSIQDRHLIGVECLARWQHPAHGEVSPEDFVAVAEHTGQLHRLTEVVLATGLRHCREWADAGRPLSIAVNLSVRTLLDPRFPDLVHDLLKRNQVPAGQVTFEISEPGMLGEIERALPTLYRLRDLGVRLSVDDFGTGASSLSYLRQLPVHEVKIDDSFVQGMATDSGDLAIVRAVIGLSREFGLTVVAEGVESELTLDLLAELGCEIGQGYFFSRPLPVERLNMWLSAQTEPEETPTGEVRRLRAVG; encoded by the coding sequence ATGGCTGGGCGAGCACCGTCGAGCCGCGGCTCGGCGCAGTACGCCTGGCTCATCACGAGCCCGCTGGCGATCTTCGCGCTGATCGCCCTGGTGGCCTACTGGGCGCGGGATCCTGGCTGGTGGCATTCCTGGCCGGGGGCCCTGGCCGTGCTGGCGGCGTTCATCGTCGCCCATGTCGGCGTGCTCAACATCGTCTTCCGCCGGCAGGCGTTCCTGCTCGTCCTCAACGAGATCCCGCTGATCCTGGCGATCTACTTCCTGCCCGCGCCCGCGGTCATCCTGACGCAGACCATCGCGAGCCTGGCCACCCAGCTCTGGTCGCGGATGGACACGACCAAGCTCGGCTACAACGTCGCCAAGTCCGCCGCTCGTACGGCCGCCGCCCTCGTCGTGGTCTCGCTGCTGCCGCCCATCCGCGGCGCCGGGCCCGGCACGTGGGGCATCCTCACCGCGGCCGTCGCCATCGCCACGATCGTCAGCTGGATCTCCTTCGCCGGTGTCATCACCGTCGTGCAGGACCCCAAGGCCGGTCAGGAGGCGCTGCGGGCCGGTTCGCAGACCCTGGTCACCGCGGCCATCAACATCATCATCGGGCTGGTCTTCCTGGTCGCGCTGGATGCGACGTGGTGGGCTGCGGTCCCGCTGGGCGGTCTGGTGCTCGCCTTGGCGTTCGTGCTGCGTTCGTTCGCCGAGTTCTTCCGCCAGCATCGCACCCTCACCGAGGTGTACGAGCTCACCCGCGCGATGCGCGAGCAGGGCAACGACGGCAGCCTGCCGGACGTGCTGCTCAACCCGGTGCGGGCGCTGATGCGTGCCGAGTACGCCACGCTCTGGCTGCCGGCGCAGGGGCGGCATCCCGAGGTCCTGCTGACGGCCAGAGTGGACGACGCCGGCCTGCTGGACATCTCGCCCACCCCGATGCCGGTGCGCGAACAGGCGATCAAGGCCGGGCACACGATCGCGGTCGGGGGCAGGTTCGCCGAGAGCATGCACCTCCGGCCGTACCTGAAGGACAGCAAGGTCAAAGATGTCGTGGTGGTGCCGCTGCGGTCGGGCAACACCAGCATCGGCAGCCTGGAGGTCGCCAACCGGCTGGGCGACGCGACCGCGACCACCTTCCGCGACGCCGACGTGCGGGTGCTCGAGACGATTGCCGCGCATGTCGCGGTGGCGGTGGAGAATTCCCGGCTGGTCGAGCGGCTGCGCTACGACGCCTATCACGACCGGCTCACCTCGCTGCCCAACCGGCGCCGGGTCAGCGACGCGCTTGCCGAGTCAGTCAAGGTACGGGCACCGGGCGAGGTCGTCACCGTCATGCTGTTCGACGTCGACGGGCTGCGCGACGTCAACGAGTCGATGGGGCATGCGGCCGGTGACAAGCTCCTGGCCGAGGTCGCCGAGCGGTTGCGGGGCATCGCGGGGCCGGGCGCTCTGGTCGGCCGGATCGGCGGGGACGAGTTCGTGGTCACCCTCCGCTCGGAGAGCACCGAGGAGAGCGTGCGGCTGGCCACCGAGATGCGCGAACAGCTCCGCGGGCCGATGAGTGTGGGGTCGCTCACGCTCGACGTGGACACCGCGGCCGGCGTCGCCGTCCACCCCGATCACGGTGACGACCCCGAGGCCTTGCTGCGCCGCGCTGAGCTGGCTGCCAAGGCCGCCAAGGCCCTCCCGTACGGGGTACAGCTCTTCCATCCGGCGTTGGAGTCCCGGGCAGTACGCCGGCTGGGGCTGGCCGCCGATCTGCGCCGAGCGCTCGACAACGGCGAGATGGAGATCCACTTCCAGCCGAAGGTCTCCATCCAGGACCGCCACCTGATCGGGGTGGAGTGCCTGGCCCGCTGGCAGCACCCGGCGCACGGCGAGGTGTCCCCGGAGGACTTCGTGGCGGTGGCCGAGCACACCGGCCAGCTGCACCGGCTCACCGAGGTGGTGCTCGCCACCGGGCTGCGGCACTGCCGGGAGTGGGCCGACGCCGGCCGGCCGCTGTCCATAGCGGTCAACCTCTCGGTGCGCACGCTGCTCGACCCGCGCTTCCCGGATCTGGTCCATGACCTGCTCAAGCGCAACCAGGTGCCGGCCGGGCAGGTGACCTTCGAGATCTCCGAGCCCGGCATGCTGGGCGAGATCGAGCGGGCGTTGCCGACCCTCTACCGCCTGCGGGACCTGGGCGTCCGCCTCTCGGTCGACGATTTCGGTACGGGGGCCTCGTCGCTGTCCTACCTCCGGCAGCTGCCCGTGCACGAGGTCAAGATCGACGACAGTTTCGTGCAGGGGATGGCGACGGATTCGGGTGACCTGGCGATCGTCCGGGCGGTGATCGGGCTCTCCCGCGAGTTCGGCCTGACCGTGGTCGCCGAGGGCGTCGAGAGCGAGCTGACCCTGGACCTGCTGGCCGAGCTGGGCTGTGAGATCGGCCAGGGCTACTTCTTCAGCCGCCCGCTGCCGGTGGAACGGTTGAACATGTGGCTGAGCGCGCAGACCGAGCCCGAGGAGACCCCGACCGGTGAGGTCCGGCGCCTGCGTGCGGTCGGCTGA